TAATAGtacattataaaaaattaaaaaatgctcTTCAAGTTTCTACTAATCTTTCGAATCgggtgaaaaatataaattcttggactttttttcttccgagcGTCATATACCTCGGGAAAGCGTCATTGAACGAACAGTTCAATGGAAAATTGAGCAACGCCGCGTATTTTATTCAGAACGAAGCGTGGGAGATCTGGTTTCGACCGCACCTATAAACTTCGTTTTTCACGCAACATACAATATAACATCCtaaggaaacatttttttctgctgcCGCAACAGTCTCATCGCTATTTTCGTATCTCgagttatatatttatacgcaCACACATCTATATATACGTAACTACGCGCGCAGTGTTTTTTAGCGTATTCAGGTTGTAAATTCAGTTTTTATCTCATCTCTCCTCTCTCTGTCCTTTGTTGTCATACAAACGCGCACTGTTTACCCGAAGCTCCCAATCGTTTCTGTGCAATGATAATTttagtgaatgaaaaaaaaaggtgcaGGACATGGAAGAAATTGAGTTCACCAAGAAAACTGACTCACCAGCTCAAGAATAACTTGAAGCATCAAATATATACAATCCAAGTGACTAATGTCCTTGATCATCTTTATACTTTTGCACTCAAAACCCATATTTCACTTctctatgaatttttcaatgaattaacaaaaatttttacaatatttatattgtaaacCAATTATCAATTCAATTTGAATCATGAAATATCATTTCTCTAACAAATATTAGCAAAAGTAACCATATAGCCAGTTTCCTTTTTGTTTAAGTAAATTTCCTCAGAAATGTTGGACATTGATAactaaaaattggttttcccACAAACAGTGAAATTTTGTCAAACTGGTAAAAGCCTTCAAATTGTTACTATCAGCTTCAAATACAGATCAGTCATAAGTGAAGCAACTGGATCTCAATATGTTCTTTATAGTAGGTTAGAATTTACTCAAAGTCGAGAAAACCAGCTCCAAATCAATCTGAGCAATGGAACACTGGGGAGCAGGAAGAAAAAGTAGTTTTgtattcaaaaatgttttttgagtgcataaatttgaatatgttgtcataaaaaattttgattggcAGAAATCAATAAGACCTTTTCACCTCTTCACAGAAATGCTGGGCAGCTTAAAATGGGCTACGATCCTGGTGATCGTAGCATGTACGATTGGCGTCAAGTCAAATTATCCTCCTCCCGAAAGATTGACAGGTATGAATCCCTGCATCAGCAAGCAGACCTGTCACGAATGCATACAAACGCCACACTGTGCTTGGTGCGCCGCTCCCGTAAGTTTTTGTCACTTCTggcaactattttttttcacaatcctttaagaaaaaatggacCACAGACTTTTTATAATAAACTTGCACACCCTGAAATCAAtgatattcaaaaaaattgatctaCCGAATctagtgaaaaaatgtatcataACATGCTGTAGTTGAATGGAGTTATCAACAAAATCGCTTCTTATAAATATCAAATTAACCGTCAGTACTGAAATACAAGAAAATTTCTGCTTCaccaaaatttgaaatatgCATATTTGCCCGAAAGCAAAAATGAATCATGACAATGTTTTGCATCAACagaaatttcctgaaaaaagGTGCTTCCTTCCAAACGtaaatacgaaaatttacGCTACCTGTCCTGAAAAATACACGTGGGATCCTGATAACCGATTCAGCATGGTGAGACATCGCAATCTTACAAAAGGAGGTGGATACTTCATATCCGGAGGTGGCTACTCTGAAAGTGGAGGAGAGTGGTGGTCCTCGAACTCAAGTAGCTCCAGTAGCTCCAGCAGTAGTAGCAGcagcagtagcagcagcagcagtagcGGAGGTTACTCAAGTGGTCAGGAAGCCGTTCAAATGTGGCCACAGGAGGTTAATTTGAAATTGCGAATAAGTGAGTCACGGTCATGTACTTATTTATTCCTTAACTCTTTCTACTTATTGAAACAAATCCACTAAATTTTTCGTCACGTTTggaattaaggagtttcggtacaggcgatacaatgttgccatgctaatccatgctaaaaaaattaaaaaattcaaaaagttccgaattttataaaatttggtgaacatattctttagtgccaaatttgacgacacaaattttttaagatttttcttctacacagttatcgagtaattgatcactaaagtttacgtgtataagcatagcgtttccatatatataggtatacattccgggcatgagaaatctgctttaatgtgtaattactcgataactaagtagaagaaaattttgaaaaaatttgagttttcgcacttaatgttgaagaacattatcaccaaatttgatcaatttcttaatattttgacttctgtaccgaaactccttaattacATTTGCAAAGTTTTCCCTTGTGGTACAACATTGAAACAATTTATCTATTCACAATTTCTTGTTGCAATAGAAAGGATATTTTTACTCAAATTTCAGAAAACAGTTTGTCGTATTCATATAAATAATTAACAGATCCGAAATATTATCTCATTCACTTGTCATAATGTTCTTTTCTGCAATGTATTCACAGATGAAGCATATCGTATGTCGTTCGCATATTCCCAAGCCGAAGATTATCCCGTCGATCTCTACTACCTTATGGACCTCAGTAAATCCATGTTGGAGGACAAGCAAAAACTTTCCGATCTTGGACAACTCCTCGTCGAGAGCATGAGCAAAATAACGAGCAACTTTCGTTTAGGTTTCGGCAGTTTCGTCGACAAAGTTGTCATGCCCTATGTCAGTACAATGCCACAAGCGTGAGTACAGTTTGTTGATCaaataagaataaataaataaaataagaaaaatagtgAATGAAAATCTTGCAAAAACATATTCTGGCAAGAAAGACAATGAAATGAAAACCAAACTCCTTATAATTGAGACtttgataaaatgagaaacaaATACACAACTTGTCGAGgaaaataacttttcattTGCTCTTAGTCTTCTTGAGCCTTGCACCGGTTGCGCACCACCTTATGGATACAAGCACGTCATGAAACTATCTACGGATACGAGTCAATTCGCTGTGAGTAGAAAACATTTCTAAAACATAATTGGGCCAAATAATGTCAAATTTACATTGATTTTTCTATAACACAGAGTCTCGTGAGAGCTGCGCCAGTATCAGGAAACTTGGATGCTCCTGAGGGAGGGTTCGATGCGATCATGCAAGCCATAGTGTGCCGGAATAACATCGGTTGGCGCGAGAAAGCTCGTAGGCTTCTGGTGTTCTCAACCGACGCAGGTTTCCATTACGCCGGTGACGGAAAACTCGGTGGAATTATACGGCCGAACGACGGACTGTGTCATCTCGACAATACCGGCCTTTACACGCACTCCTCTCTTCAAGATTATCCGAGTATTTCACAAATCAATTTGGCTGTTAAGAAAAATGCGATCAACATCATCTGGGCAGTGACCGACGAACAAATCAGTATTTATAAGCGATTGTCGAAACACGTCGAAGGTTCTTTCGCCGGTATTTTAGCCAATGATTCCAGCAACGTTGTCGAACTCATACGAGAACAGTACGACAAAATTTCCAGCTCGGTTGAGATGAAAGACACTGCGAGTAATTCCATCAAAGTTCGCTATCTCTCGAGCTGTCTCGGCGGCGGACCGCCCGTTGAAACTTCCAAATGCGATGGACTCAAAGTCGGCACTAAAGTCGAATTTATCGCGGAGATCGAAGTCACGAGCTGTCCGAAAAATCGATCAGAATGGAAACAAACCTTCGAAATTTATCcggtaacattttttttcacaaagataaaagaaattcagattttcctcttttcattttgttttcttatttGTGTATGTTTTGCTATTCTCAGGTTGGAGTGAGCGAAACTCTGAAGGTTAATCTCGAGATGCTCTGTGATTGCGAGTGCGAGCACAGTGGTCCTATGTA
The window above is part of the Venturia canescens isolate UGA chromosome 5, ASM1945775v1, whole genome shotgun sequence genome. Proteins encoded here:
- the mys gene encoding integrin beta-PS, which produces MLGSLKWATILVIVACTIGVKSNYPPPERLTGMNPCISKQTCHECIQTPHCAWCAAPKFPEKRCFLPNVNTKIYATCPEKYTWDPDNRFSMVRHRNLTKGGGYFISGGGYSESGGEWWSSNSSSSSSSSSSSSSSSSSSSSGGYSSGQEAVQMWPQEVNLKLRINEAYRMSFAYSQAEDYPVDLYYLMDLSKSMLEDKQKLSDLGQLLVESMSKITSNFRLGFGSFVDKVVMPYVSTMPQALLEPCTGCAPPYGYKHVMKLSTDTSQFASLVRAAPVSGNLDAPEGGFDAIMQAIVCRNNIGWREKARRLLVFSTDAGFHYAGDGKLGGIIRPNDGLCHLDNTGLYTHSSLQDYPSISQINLAVKKNAINIIWAVTDEQISIYKRLSKHVEGSFAGILANDSSNVVELIREQYDKISSSVEMKDTASNSIKVRYLSSCLGGGPPVETSKCDGLKVGTKVEFIAEIEVTSCPKNRSEWKQTFEIYPVGVSETLKVNLEMLCDCECEHSGPMYEENSAECSGAGTLKCGICDCNERAFGKKCECSSHPDSSGIDKNFDTSCKPTNESLVDCSGRGTCTCGQCECTERENPEETISGQFCECDNFSCERYQGLMCANHGTCECGRCVCNAGWKESDCHCPTSTDTCIAPGTTNGVLCSGHGDCECGECKCHETNDIRYSGRYCNKCPSCPVRCEELRPCVQCQMYKVGNYTEEECAKNCKEFVPEAVPVVTVDVDKDEVLCMMIDDDDCTYQYVYYYDETNCLQVRAQSQRDCPHEVFFLGIVLGVIAAVVIVGLILLLMWKAAMTIHDRREFARFERERMMAKWDTGENPIYKQATSTFKNPTYAGK